The following proteins are co-located in the Synechococcus sp. PROS-U-1 genome:
- a CDS encoding helix-turn-helix domain-containing protein, translating into MAPRRLSDSEKQDLVGRYKAGESTSALAEAYGCSPNTVSRTVKSLLPADAYAALKASRLKGSTASPQADSEVQAEPEPPAVATTEQDPVDDSPKDDDSSLALDDADDFGDDTDEELNDDDDIGLVETFTELVPLIGVGDLSDRPLNQAQPFCVDLLPDSAYMLVDKVVELDARPLKEFPELGLLDDAEQERQGLCLFASPRAAKRQCGRTQRVIKVPDTAVFQRTSSFLLARGITRLVLDGTLIALDA; encoded by the coding sequence ATGGCGCCGCGTCGTCTCAGCGACAGCGAGAAGCAGGATCTGGTGGGCCGCTACAAGGCCGGAGAGTCCACATCAGCTTTGGCTGAGGCCTACGGCTGCAGTCCCAATACCGTCAGCCGCACGGTTAAATCACTGTTGCCTGCTGATGCCTATGCCGCGCTGAAGGCCAGTCGTCTCAAGGGGTCTACCGCTTCCCCTCAGGCAGATTCAGAGGTTCAGGCTGAACCGGAGCCCCCTGCCGTTGCAACCACGGAGCAGGACCCTGTCGATGACTCCCCCAAAGACGACGACAGCAGCCTGGCCCTGGATGATGCTGATGATTTCGGTGATGACACCGATGAGGAGCTCAACGACGACGACGACATCGGCCTCGTTGAAACGTTCACAGAGCTTGTGCCCCTCATCGGTGTTGGAGACCTCAGTGATCGACCGCTCAATCAGGCGCAACCGTTCTGTGTTGATCTGCTCCCCGACAGCGCCTACATGCTTGTCGACAAGGTGGTCGAGCTGGATGCGCGCCCCCTCAAGGAGTTCCCAGAGTTGGGCCTCCTTGACGACGCTGAGCAGGAACGTCAGGGGCTGTGCCTGTTTGCAAGCCCTCGAGCGGCCAAGCGTCAATGCGGGCGGACCCAGCGGGTGATCAAGGTGCCTGATACCGCTGTCTTTCAACGCACCAGCAGCTTCTTGCTGGCCCGAGGCATCACACGCCTCGTGTTGGACGGAACATTGATCGCGCTCGACGCCTGA